Proteins co-encoded in one Bremerella sp. TYQ1 genomic window:
- a CDS encoding stage II sporulation protein M: MKVAQLIEKRRVYWQELESLCAQMASSRKKTIGARNIARFATLYRAACADLALADSYQLPPNIVDYLHKLVGRAHGQLYRSRRVDWSKIGDILFRQIPREIFQDRCVQLTFWLFWMVFLLAGFMASNPDRFPNFAAEIVGAENIDMYEQMYANAPSSGNNGPSAAGAAFYVNHNTGIGIKCFVVGITVIGGICVLLFNAAVLGATFGHMASPNVSEDVSQHFFEFVTAHGPFELTAIVLAAGAGLRIGFSLISPYHKEESLEQDEIRKDEESLFDKSRRVAFERIDSLRIGAKRALPIMGASAILFILAAMIEAWISPSPLPEQAKQVVAIFCSGLLMVYFIVLGYPRRESDAA; this comes from the coding sequence GTGAAAGTTGCCCAACTGATCGAAAAGCGACGCGTCTACTGGCAAGAGCTGGAAAGTCTCTGTGCTCAGATGGCCAGCTCGCGCAAGAAGACGATCGGGGCCCGCAATATTGCTCGCTTCGCGACACTGTACCGAGCCGCTTGTGCCGACTTGGCACTCGCCGATAGCTACCAGCTGCCGCCGAACATTGTCGACTACCTCCATAAGCTTGTCGGTCGTGCTCATGGTCAGTTGTACCGCAGCCGTCGCGTCGATTGGTCGAAGATCGGGGATATTCTGTTTCGGCAAATTCCTCGCGAGATCTTCCAGGATCGTTGCGTGCAGCTGACGTTCTGGCTGTTCTGGATGGTGTTTCTGCTGGCTGGCTTCATGGCCTCCAACCCGGACCGTTTTCCTAACTTCGCAGCTGAGATTGTCGGTGCCGAAAACATCGATATGTACGAACAGATGTACGCCAACGCACCAAGCAGCGGCAACAACGGCCCCAGCGCAGCAGGCGCGGCGTTCTATGTGAACCACAACACCGGTATCGGTATCAAGTGCTTTGTCGTGGGAATCACCGTAATCGGAGGCATCTGCGTGCTGCTGTTCAACGCGGCAGTGTTGGGGGCAACGTTTGGGCACATGGCAAGTCCCAATGTTTCGGAAGATGTCAGCCAACACTTCTTCGAGTTCGTCACCGCCCATGGTCCGTTCGAACTAACGGCCATCGTGCTTGCCGCTGGTGCCGGGCTACGGATTGGGTTCTCGCTCATCAGTCCCTACCACAAAGAAGAATCGCTTGAGCAGGATGAAATACGCAAGGACGAGGAAAGCCTGTTCGATAAGTCACGTCGTGTCGCTTTCGAGCGAATCGACTCGCTCCGTATCGGTGCGAAACGAGCTCTACCAATCATGGGCGCATCCGCCATTTTGTTTATCCTCGCCGCGATGATCGAAGCGTGGATCTCCCCTTCTCCTCTGCCGGAGCAAGCCAAGCAAGTCGTTGCAATCTTCTGCAGTGGTTTGCTGATGGTGTACTTCATCGTGCTCGGCTATCCACGAAGGGAATCGGATGCAGCTTGA
- a CDS encoding sulfatase, giving the protein MESAEHPLFDEIIMLRIGLTTAIFALLLVRVATAENNYNVLFIAVDDLRPELGCYGRSPSVSPSLDEMAKQSVLFQNHFVQVPTCGASRYALLTGRSPAKTNALGNEALYSGKVALSHKQLPGAQSLPELFRRSGYHTTLIGKVSHTADGKVYAYNGKGDGRDEVPHAWDELATPYGPWKRGWGIFFAYADGKHREDGGGHQDLMQFTVENDTDLPDGMMAETAVEKLKAYGESGQPFFMGLGFFKPHLPFVATKQDWEAVDQMDIEPAPHGTKPETNYWHSSGEFYKYKTDYPKSNPLAKEDQVTARKAYLACVRYTDRQIGKVLQGLKASGLEDSTIVVVWGDHGWHLGESALWAKHVTHERALRSPLLIKVPGVTDGGNVTPALAETLDIYPTLVELCQPKFQETQFPLDGISLAPLLHGKNDSVRDVAISYWRGGNVSIRDEQYRLIMQNAKGKPQKIELYDISETPDPVENLATQKPDVVSKLLQAAQDAS; this is encoded by the coding sequence ATGGAATCCGCCGAACACCCACTTTTTGACGAGATCATCATGCTTCGAATCGGTTTGACCACGGCGATTTTCGCCCTGCTGCTCGTCCGCGTAGCCACCGCGGAAAACAACTATAACGTTCTGTTCATTGCCGTCGACGACTTGCGGCCCGAGCTTGGCTGCTACGGACGTTCCCCATCGGTGAGCCCTTCGCTGGATGAAATGGCGAAACAGTCGGTCCTGTTTCAAAATCATTTCGTGCAAGTTCCGACATGTGGGGCTTCGCGATACGCGCTACTTACCGGACGCAGCCCGGCGAAAACAAATGCCCTGGGGAACGAGGCTTTATACAGTGGCAAAGTGGCGTTGTCACACAAGCAGTTGCCGGGAGCTCAGTCTCTGCCGGAACTGTTCCGGCGAAGCGGATACCACACCACGCTGATCGGCAAGGTGTCGCACACGGCCGACGGAAAAGTGTATGCCTATAACGGTAAGGGAGATGGCCGCGACGAAGTGCCGCATGCCTGGGACGAATTGGCGACGCCGTATGGTCCGTGGAAGCGAGGCTGGGGCATCTTCTTCGCCTACGCTGACGGAAAGCATCGCGAAGATGGGGGTGGGCACCAAGACCTGATGCAGTTCACCGTCGAGAACGATACCGATCTTCCCGACGGGATGATGGCCGAAACCGCGGTCGAAAAGCTTAAAGCATACGGCGAAAGTGGCCAGCCATTTTTTATGGGGCTTGGCTTCTTCAAGCCGCACCTGCCGTTTGTGGCTACCAAGCAGGACTGGGAAGCGGTCGACCAAATGGATATCGAACCTGCTCCGCACGGGACGAAACCCGAAACCAACTATTGGCATTCCTCTGGAGAGTTCTACAAATACAAGACCGACTATCCCAAGTCAAATCCGCTGGCTAAGGAAGACCAAGTCACCGCTCGCAAAGCGTACCTCGCCTGCGTGCGTTACACCGATCGGCAGATTGGCAAAGTGCTTCAAGGGCTAAAAGCAAGCGGCTTAGAGGACTCGACGATCGTGGTCGTCTGGGGCGATCATGGTTGGCACTTGGGCGAAAGTGCGTTGTGGGCCAAGCACGTTACCCACGAACGTGCACTGCGTAGTCCCTTGCTCATTAAAGTGCCTGGCGTGACCGATGGTGGAAACGTTACTCCGGCACTCGCGGAAACACTCGACATTTATCCAACGCTGGTCGAACTTTGTCAGCCAAAGTTTCAAGAGACGCAGTTCCCACTGGATGGTATCAGTTTGGCTCCGCTGCTTCACGGCAAAAACGATTCGGTCCGGGACGTTGCGATCAGTTATTGGCGTGGCGGCAATGTCAGCATTCGAGACGAACAATATCGATTGATCATGCAAAACGCCAAAGGCAAACCGCAGAAGATTGAACTGTACGATATTAGCGAGACGCCCGATCCCGTTGAAAACCTGGCCACGCAGAAACCGGACGTGGTCTCGAAGTTACTCCAAGCCGCGCAGGATGCATCGTAA
- the corA gene encoding magnesium/cobalt transporter CorA, which translates to MKLPIDLQFLRRPFERRTPPGSAPGTATKPEEEIASHVHVTAFSPNEIKEEVITEVEDLREYLGNYDVTWIHVHGLGHTAQLRQMADMFELHPLVYEDILHPHQRAKAEEYGDYAFIVARMVELEPRLDTRQLSMVVGDNYVLSIEEASDNNYLEPVRERLRKPVGRIRQMKADYLSYALLDTVIDHYFPVVESFGDRLDAIDDPLAAGYTNDIIPEIQRISSDLLTIRRNLLPHREAIRNMMGARFTRYTDNTTVFLRDADDHTSQLLDAIDAYRQICSDMRDFHFALTSQRANEVTKTLTIIATVFIPLSFIAGVYGMNFEDMPGLDWKYGYEFCWLLMIGVAVGFIGWFYSRGWFKG; encoded by the coding sequence ATGAAGTTGCCCATTGATTTGCAGTTTCTCCGCCGTCCGTTTGAACGTCGCACGCCGCCTGGCTCTGCCCCCGGCACGGCCACGAAACCGGAAGAGGAAATCGCATCTCACGTTCATGTCACCGCGTTCAGTCCGAACGAAATCAAAGAAGAAGTCATCACCGAAGTTGAAGACCTGCGTGAGTATCTGGGCAACTACGACGTGACTTGGATTCATGTCCACGGTCTGGGGCATACGGCTCAGCTTCGTCAAATGGCCGATATGTTCGAGCTGCACCCGCTGGTTTATGAAGACATCCTGCATCCTCATCAACGTGCCAAAGCCGAAGAGTATGGCGACTATGCATTTATCGTGGCCCGAATGGTCGAGCTGGAACCGCGACTCGATACGCGGCAGCTGAGTATGGTGGTCGGCGACAACTATGTCTTGAGTATCGAAGAGGCGAGCGACAACAACTATTTGGAACCGGTTCGCGAACGGCTTCGCAAGCCAGTCGGACGCATTCGCCAGATGAAAGCGGATTACCTTTCCTACGCACTGCTCGATACCGTCATCGACCACTACTTTCCCGTGGTCGAATCGTTTGGCGATCGGCTCGATGCGATCGACGACCCTTTGGCAGCTGGTTACACGAACGACATCATTCCCGAGATCCAACGTATCAGCAGCGATTTGCTAACCATTCGCCGCAATTTACTGCCACATCGGGAAGCGATTCGAAACATGATGGGGGCCCGTTTCACGCGGTATACCGACAACACAACCGTCTTCCTGCGCGATGCCGACGACCATACGTCACAGCTTCTCGACGCAATCGATGCGTACCGCCAGATTTGCTCGGACATGCGAGATTTCCACTTCGCACTGACAAGTCAGCGGGCCAACGAAGTGACCAAGACGCTGACGATCATCGCCACGGTTTTCATCCCGCTTAGCTTTATCGCCGGCGTGTACGGAATGAACTTCGAGGACATGCCCGGCCTCGATTGGAAGTATGGCTACGAGTTTTGCTGGCTATTGATGATTGGCGTAGCGGTTGGCTTCATCGGCTGGTTTTACAGCCGCGGCTGGTTCAAAGGATAG
- a CDS encoding DUF4129 domain-containing protein, translated as MRYLLALKMLWCLLLMAAAVPTVSAQEWDTSEYGERQLKQPVEKGGEALANIPQANWYDSKSGEIRSVPIPGETKMPDSQPGVEKKKITPKPANNVGGGNWFPSMGGMSLASIVMYSLLIIILGVISYLIYRAVSAGGATASSSYVPENIVEEKSRQVDRVEHLPFEVKKKDGNLLDEARRCYESGNFNEAIVYLFSFQLLELDKGHIIRLAKGKTNGQYLREAGRNRDLRKILQGTMNAFEDVFFGNRDLSRDRFERCWNQMSQFNQQLAGGSV; from the coding sequence ATGCGTTATCTCCTCGCGCTAAAAATGCTTTGGTGCCTGCTACTTATGGCCGCTGCGGTTCCTACTGTGTCGGCTCAAGAGTGGGATACGTCCGAGTACGGCGAGCGTCAACTGAAACAGCCCGTCGAAAAAGGTGGCGAAGCGCTCGCCAATATCCCGCAAGCCAATTGGTACGACAGCAAGTCAGGTGAGATCCGCAGCGTTCCGATCCCTGGCGAAACCAAAATGCCCGACTCTCAGCCTGGGGTCGAGAAGAAAAAAATCACCCCCAAGCCTGCCAACAATGTCGGCGGCGGAAATTGGTTTCCCAGCATGGGCGGCATGTCGTTGGCATCCATCGTGATGTACTCGCTGCTGATCATCATCCTGGGTGTCATTTCGTATTTGATTTACCGTGCTGTCAGCGCCGGGGGGGCTACCGCCAGCAGTTCTTACGTTCCTGAAAACATCGTCGAAGAAAAGTCCCGCCAAGTCGACCGCGTCGAACACCTTCCTTTCGAGGTTAAAAAGAAAGACGGCAACTTGCTGGACGAAGCACGCCGCTGTTACGAGTCTGGCAACTTCAACGAAGCGATCGTCTATCTTTTCAGTTTCCAACTGCTGGAGCTCGACAAAGGGCATATCATTCGTTTGGCCAAGGGCAAGACCAACGGGCAGTACCTCCGCGAAGCTGGTCGAAATCGCGACCTGCGAAAGATCCTGCAAGGAACGATGAACGCGTTCGAGGATGTCTTCTTCGGCAACCGAGATCTATCACGAGATCGGTTCGAGCGTTGCTGGAATCAGATGAGCCAGTTCAATCAGCAATTGGCAGGAGGTAGCGTCTGA
- a CDS encoding MoxR family ATPase: MSSSSPDSIEFLCNSCGKTLRVGREAAGKRARCPQCDNMQIVPENSTTSSSAPPSPSPAAGESGVPEPSTTQPPPEAASEGSQSGDLFSGSSESSLEPLSNQPTPAPAEPLRPTSTTLQGHHSDDSAFSETRDLFQSITDEISKIYVGQEELVLGTLVALFSGGHVLIESAPGLGKTLFVRTLGRVLGCNFGRVQFTADLMPSDITGAPFFDMKSNEFRFRPGPIFTQLLLADEINRSPAKTHAALLEVMQEFRVTIDGTSHKIDRPFLVMATQNPIESEGTYNLPEAQLDRFMFKLNLDYPSELEEAEILKQHSQQVDIGKRLEEELQVITSPENILEVTKQNGDVLVADKLIDYINQIVRLTRTWPQFHLGASPRAGITLMQGARTLAAFNGRDYAVPDDVVQIALPALRHRIVLSAEAEVEGHTADELLTELIRTIEVPRL, from the coding sequence ATGAGTAGTTCCTCCCCTGACTCGATTGAATTCCTCTGTAATAGCTGCGGTAAAACGCTGCGGGTAGGCCGTGAAGCGGCTGGTAAGAGAGCCCGTTGCCCGCAGTGCGACAACATGCAAATCGTTCCTGAGAACAGCACCACGAGCAGTTCGGCTCCTCCAAGTCCGAGCCCAGCCGCCGGGGAATCGGGAGTTCCGGAACCATCGACAACGCAACCACCACCGGAAGCTGCTTCTGAAGGTTCGCAATCGGGTGACTTGTTCTCGGGTTCGTCCGAATCGTCGTTAGAACCTCTTTCCAATCAGCCGACGCCTGCTCCGGCGGAACCGTTGCGACCGACCAGCACCACTTTGCAGGGCCATCACTCGGACGACTCTGCGTTCTCCGAAACGCGGGACTTGTTCCAGAGTATCACCGACGAGATCTCGAAGATTTACGTCGGCCAGGAAGAGCTTGTTCTCGGGACACTGGTTGCCCTGTTCAGTGGCGGACACGTGTTGATCGAGAGTGCTCCTGGGCTTGGCAAAACGCTGTTCGTCCGAACGCTGGGTCGCGTGCTGGGTTGTAACTTCGGTCGCGTTCAGTTCACCGCCGACTTGATGCCGTCCGATATTACCGGGGCTCCTTTCTTCGACATGAAGTCGAACGAATTCCGCTTTCGCCCTGGCCCGATCTTCACGCAGCTGCTGTTAGCAGACGAAATCAACCGTTCGCCAGCGAAGACACACGCAGCGCTTTTGGAAGTGATGCAAGAGTTCCGCGTAACGATCGATGGGACCAGCCACAAGATCGATCGCCCGTTTCTGGTGATGGCGACGCAAAACCCAATTGAATCGGAAGGGACGTATAACCTGCCTGAGGCTCAGCTCGATCGCTTTATGTTCAAGCTTAATCTCGACTACCCGAGCGAACTGGAAGAAGCGGAAATCTTGAAGCAGCACAGCCAGCAAGTCGACATCGGCAAGCGGTTGGAAGAAGAGCTTCAAGTGATCACGTCGCCTGAGAACATCCTGGAGGTCACCAAGCAGAATGGCGACGTGCTTGTTGCCGATAAGCTGATCGACTACATCAACCAGATTGTCCGTCTGACGCGAACGTGGCCGCAGTTTCATCTGGGCGCTTCACCTCGTGCCGGCATCACGCTGATGCAAGGGGCACGCACGCTGGCTGCGTTCAATGGACGGGACTACGCCGTGCCGGACGACGTTGTTCAGATCGCTTTGCCGGCATTGCGACATCGTATTGTGCTTTCGGCGGAAGCCGAAGTGGAAGGACATACGGCCGACGAACTACTCACGGAACTGATCCGTACGATCGAGGTGCCGCGTCTGTGA
- a CDS encoding aldo/keto reductase, translating into MNSQTLSTGSQMPLLGLGTWKIDKSHCADVIVAAAKAGYRHFDCACDYGNEQEVGQGLKRIVDEGIATRDELWITSKLWNTYHAKEHVRPACEKSLSDLGLDYVDLYLVHFPISLKYVPFEDRYPPEWFYDPNASEPQLVEQPVPIAETWQAMESLVDANLAKNIGICNFGTSLIRDLLSYAKIRPSVLQVELHPRLTQEKLLRYCTQEKIAVTAFSPFGPSSYYQLGMAEKSESLLNHDVVQGVAKEASKSPAQVLLRWAVQRGTIVIPKASSAEHLQENGAIFDFELTNDQMTQLSDLNQNRRFNDPGDFCEAAFNTFFPIYE; encoded by the coding sequence ATGAATTCGCAGACGCTTAGTACCGGTTCGCAGATGCCCTTATTGGGGCTGGGTACTTGGAAGATTGACAAGTCGCATTGTGCCGACGTGATTGTGGCCGCCGCCAAGGCCGGGTATCGGCACTTTGACTGTGCGTGCGATTATGGTAACGAGCAGGAAGTGGGGCAGGGGCTGAAGCGGATTGTCGACGAAGGGATCGCGACGAGGGATGAGTTGTGGATTACGTCGAAGCTTTGGAACACGTATCACGCGAAGGAGCATGTTCGCCCGGCGTGTGAGAAATCGCTGAGCGACTTAGGGCTCGACTATGTCGACTTGTACCTGGTCCATTTTCCAATCTCTTTGAAGTACGTACCGTTTGAAGATCGTTACCCGCCAGAATGGTTTTACGATCCGAACGCGAGCGAGCCGCAATTGGTCGAACAGCCGGTGCCGATCGCCGAGACATGGCAAGCAATGGAGTCGCTCGTCGACGCGAACCTGGCGAAGAACATCGGGATCTGCAACTTCGGCACGTCGTTGATTCGAGACTTGCTGTCGTATGCGAAAATTCGCCCGAGCGTGCTGCAGGTAGAACTTCATCCACGTTTAACCCAAGAAAAACTTCTGCGGTACTGCACGCAGGAAAAGATTGCGGTGACGGCATTCTCGCCGTTCGGGCCGAGCTCGTACTATCAGCTGGGCATGGCCGAGAAGAGCGAGTCGCTGCTGAATCATGACGTGGTACAAGGGGTGGCGAAGGAAGCGAGCAAGTCGCCTGCCCAGGTTCTTTTGCGATGGGCGGTGCAGCGCGGAACGATTGTAATTCCGAAAGCAAGTTCTGCGGAACATTTACAGGAAAATGGCGCAATATTTGACTTCGAGTTGACGAACGACCAGATGACTCAGCTGTCCGATTTGAATCAGAACCGTCGCTTTAACGATCCCGGCGACTTCTGCGAGGCAGCGTTTAACACCTTCTTTCCGATTTACGAATAG
- a CDS encoding DNA/RNA non-specific endonuclease, translating into MARMRNVVGKSPDLIFQVTEDQLPGGQFRTTCFEGKIRFVAGRGPHSGYYRSAFDHHGHLIADQFGGPGDAASGNIVAMHGHANNGSGGEYKQMEDSIKQLLGDRDGYMKVEVGYQNLTEIRPYVFHVQCQFDNGMHSRWRIFNFYPHMPNPFLAQR; encoded by the coding sequence ATGGCTCGCATGCGCAATGTCGTTGGCAAATCGCCCGATTTGATTTTCCAAGTCACTGAAGACCAACTGCCCGGCGGACAATTCCGGACCACATGCTTCGAGGGAAAAATTCGTTTCGTGGCAGGCCGAGGACCTCATAGCGGGTACTATCGCTCTGCGTTCGATCATCATGGGCACCTGATTGCCGATCAGTTTGGCGGCCCGGGTGATGCGGCGAGCGGAAATATTGTGGCGATGCATGGGCATGCCAACAACGGTTCCGGAGGCGAGTACAAGCAGATGGAAGATTCCATCAAGCAGCTCCTTGGTGACCGAGATGGCTACATGAAAGTCGAAGTCGGGTATCAAAACCTGACTGAAATTCGGCCTTATGTCTTTCATGTGCAGTGCCAATTCGACAACGGCATGCATTCGCGATGGAGGATCTTCAACTTCTATCCACACATGCCGAATCCATTTCTGGCGCAGCGATAG
- a CDS encoding tetratricopeptide repeat protein, with the protein MATDWANQNEAGDLSGKRVAIVGKLAGMTRREVFAALREAEATPSEKVDDRVDIVVFGENDLGGLGDQAISEELQEKAAAGDLKFISETTLWQWLGLIEPHQKLHRLYTPAMLSDLLGVSKSIIRRWHRRGLIVPARQVRSLPYFDYREVATAKQLASMLASGMSPDRIERQLSAISEYLPDVQRPLVQLSVMVEGRDILLRQGEGLVEPGGQMRFDFDREEDFTEAFNVVDPGSETPETAAQWDARAADYEDDEQLEEAIRCLRSALSIGGPNAERSFRLAELLYRAGHLDGAIERYHTAIELDPEMIEARANLGCVLAESGQLVEAVTALRDAIEVYDDYCDAHYHLARTLDELGREREAASHWEKCLQLNPDSPWADEAYARLNPEEV; encoded by the coding sequence GTGGCAACGGATTGGGCCAATCAGAACGAAGCCGGCGATCTGTCGGGCAAACGAGTCGCCATTGTCGGCAAGCTGGCCGGAATGACGCGGCGCGAGGTCTTCGCGGCCCTACGAGAAGCGGAGGCCACCCCCAGCGAAAAAGTCGACGATCGCGTCGATATCGTCGTCTTTGGCGAGAACGATCTGGGCGGGCTCGGCGATCAAGCCATCTCGGAAGAACTCCAAGAAAAAGCCGCTGCCGGCGATCTTAAGTTCATCAGCGAAACCACCCTCTGGCAGTGGCTCGGGCTGATCGAACCGCATCAGAAGCTGCACCGGCTGTACACCCCCGCGATGCTATCGGACTTGTTGGGGGTCTCGAAATCAATCATCCGCCGCTGGCATCGGCGAGGCCTGATTGTCCCGGCCCGACAAGTTCGCAGCTTGCCCTACTTCGACTATCGCGAAGTCGCCACGGCGAAGCAGTTGGCTTCGATGTTGGCCTCTGGCATGTCGCCTGATCGGATCGAGCGGCAGCTCTCGGCCATCTCGGAATACCTGCCGGATGTGCAGCGGCCGCTGGTTCAGCTGTCGGTCATGGTCGAAGGACGCGACATTTTGCTGCGGCAAGGGGAAGGGCTCGTCGAGCCAGGCGGCCAAATGCGGTTCGATTTCGACCGCGAAGAGGACTTCACCGAAGCGTTCAACGTCGTCGATCCCGGCAGCGAAACCCCCGAGACTGCCGCCCAGTGGGACGCTCGAGCTGCCGACTACGAAGATGACGAACAGCTCGAAGAAGCAATTCGGTGCCTACGGTCGGCGTTGTCGATCGGGGGACCGAATGCGGAGCGATCGTTCCGCCTGGCCGAACTGCTGTATCGAGCAGGCCACTTGGACGGAGCGATCGAACGCTATCACACGGCGATCGAGCTGGACCCGGAAATGATCGAGGCGCGAGCCAACTTGGGCTGCGTGTTGGCGGAGTCAGGCCAACTGGTCGAAGCGGTCACCGCACTGCGAGACGCGATCGAAGTGTACGACGACTACTGCGACGCTCACTACCATCTCGCACGAACGCTCGACGAGCTCGGCCGCGAGCGTGAAGCGGCGTCGCATTGGGAGAAATGTCTGCAGCTTAACCCCGACTCCCCCTGGGCCGACGAAGCGTATGCCCGGCTGAATCCGGAAGAGGTTTAA
- a CDS encoding RDD family protein, which produces MVAPWNTEAIDSQFKVVTPENIAFNYQVAGPFRRLLAFLLDLAIRAAVIVAFFIMLAIAGVGNALAQAGLEDLMVAMMTLAAFFFNWFYMAAFEYWWNGTTPGKWLLNLRVTTDEGEPINLFQSAVRNLFRYVDMWPMVPLPFAAMREEMTAEPIVVTFLFALIVPIFNKRFQRIGDLIAGTMVVIEDRSWLMKVAKIEDDRARLLADYIPPNFVAPRSMVKAVATYVERRRYFTTARRREIARHLAEPLLEKFGLPADTSYDLLLCALYYRTFLSKQSTDGTKDDAELLQNPAHQANPYAGNAASQSLAETNLK; this is translated from the coding sequence ATGGTAGCTCCGTGGAACACCGAGGCAATCGACTCACAATTCAAAGTCGTGACGCCGGAAAACATCGCGTTCAACTACCAGGTCGCCGGACCCTTCCGTCGCTTGCTTGCTTTTCTGTTGGATTTGGCCATCCGTGCCGCGGTGATCGTCGCGTTCTTCATCATGCTGGCCATCGCTGGCGTTGGTAACGCGTTGGCTCAAGCGGGCCTGGAAGACCTGATGGTCGCCATGATGACGCTGGCTGCCTTCTTCTTCAATTGGTTCTACATGGCCGCCTTCGAATATTGGTGGAATGGAACCACGCCGGGTAAGTGGCTGTTGAACTTACGTGTGACGACCGACGAAGGCGAACCAATCAATCTGTTTCAGTCGGCCGTACGAAACTTGTTTCGTTATGTCGATATGTGGCCGATGGTTCCCCTTCCCTTCGCGGCGATGCGGGAAGAGATGACCGCCGAACCGATTGTCGTGACGTTTCTGTTCGCGTTGATCGTCCCGATTTTTAATAAACGTTTTCAGCGGATCGGCGACTTGATCGCGGGAACGATGGTGGTGATCGAAGATCGTTCGTGGCTGATGAAAGTCGCCAAGATCGAAGACGACCGTGCCCGACTGTTGGCTGATTACATTCCGCCCAATTTCGTCGCGCCGCGAAGTATGGTCAAAGCGGTGGCCACATATGTCGAACGGCGACGTTACTTCACGACGGCTCGCCGCCGCGAGATCGCTCGGCATTTGGCGGAACCATTGTTGGAAAAGTTTGGTTTGCCTGCCGATACCAGCTACGATCTACTCCTCTGTGCTCTGTATTATCGCACGTTCCTGTCAAAGCAATCGACCGATGGAACCAAGGATGATGCCGAGCTATTGCAGAACCCAGCCCACCAAGCCAATCCGTATGCCGGAAATGCTGCGTCACAGTCACTCGCGGAAACGAATTTAAAGTAG